The following proteins are co-located in the Nitrospirota bacterium genome:
- a CDS encoding HyaD/HybD family hydrogenase maturation endopeptidase: MNSDSKLRGGASAPPQKVLILGVGNLLLTDDGFGVHLVNSLKETAFPENVTLLEAGTVSHQLIPLFREIDRLIVIDVVQAGDTPGSLFRFSPDDITFASEQKYSLHQISLTDVLTMAELTGGKPKTVIIGVQPKDVSSWSLELSEELKAVLPRARELVLEELKRMGALGATSDLDRAGRMCDK, translated from the coding sequence ATGAATTCTGATTCAAAGCTCAGGGGAGGCGCCTCGGCGCCTCCCCAAAAAGTTCTCATCCTCGGCGTCGGCAACCTCCTGCTTACGGATGATGGTTTCGGTGTCCACCTCGTCAATTCCCTCAAAGAAACCGCTTTCCCGGAAAACGTAACCCTGCTCGAGGCGGGGACGGTGAGCCATCAGCTGATCCCGCTTTTCAGGGAGATCGACCGCCTGATCGTCATCGACGTGGTCCAGGCGGGAGATACACCCGGCTCGCTGTTCCGGTTCTCGCCGGACGACATCACTTTTGCGTCGGAACAGAAATATTCCCTCCACCAGATCAGCCTCACCGATGTGCTCACCATGGCGGAACTGACGGGAGGCAAGCCGAAGACGGTGATCATCGGGGTGCAGCCCAAGGATGTTTCGTCGTGGTCCCTGGAACTGAGCGAAGAGCTGAAGGCGGTCCTCCCCCGGGCCAGGGAACTGGTGCTGGAGGAACTGAAACGGATGGGGGCGCTCGGAGCAACATCGGACCTTGACAGGGCGGGCCGGATGTGCGATAAATAG